DNA from Terriglobus tenax:
TCTTTTCGGCGACGTAGACGTTGGCGCCGTTGACCAGGGTGACCACAGCGATCACCGAGCCGACGCCGATGACCACGCCGAGCAGCGTGAGCACAGAGCGCAGCTTGTTGGACCACAGCGACTGCAGAGCAATCTTAACGGCTTCGCGGAATTCCATATAGGTGATTCTTGCTGGTGATAAGGGTACGTCAGAAAGAGGACAGAAGTTTCCCCGGAAGAATTTTGCGGGAGGAGGGAACTTTGTGAATCGCGACCTACTAGTAGGTAGTCTATTTGGATATGCAGAACGACACCGCAGAGCGAATCAAGAGGGTCACCCACGAGCTGCTGATTGAGCGTGGATATTCCGCTTTCAGTTATGCCGACATCGCCGAGGCGATCTCCATTCGCAAGGCGAGCATTCACCATCACTTTCCAACGAAGGCGGAGCTGGTGGTTGCCGTGCTGCAGCAGCATCGCGAGGCGCTGGAAAGGAACACAGCCCTGCTGGACGAGAAGTTGCCGTGGGCTTCCGATCGCCTTCGCCAGTACCTGGGCTATTGGGAGGCATGCATCCGTGAACAGAAGGAGCCGTTCTGCATTGCGGCCCTGCTAGCGGTGGAGTTGCCAAGCCTGCCCGAGGAGGTACAGCGCGCTGTGAAGCAGCACTTTGAGGTGCTGCTGGGCTGGCTGATTCGGCTGCTGAAGGCGGGTGCCCGGGATGGGTCTCTCCGACTGGAGCAAGGCGCGGAAGCCGAGGCCGAGATGCTGATGGCCGTGGTGCATGGAGCGATGAGCTCGGCACGGGTTGCGGGCTCGGGACAGGTTTACCAGGTCATAACCAACGGGGTGTTGCAGCGGCTGCTTGCGGGCTGACGCACGACTCTCCTTCAACATTTTTCGCTTCACAACCTACCAACTAGAAGGTAGAAAAGGTGCCATCATGAATGCCAATCAAAACCTCCGTAATCTCTATGCCACACGTGCCGCCGTGCAATCGCTCTGGGCTGCCACCTACCTTGCCCTTGCCGTCAAGACTCCCGCCTTTGGGGCGGTGATGCTGGTGCTGTACCCGCTGTGGGATGTTGCCTCGACGATCTACGACCTCAGAACCAACGTGGGCGCGGCCTCCTCGACGCTCAGCGTGCAGTATGCGAATGTGCTGATTGGACTGGCGACGGCGGTGGCCCTGGCTGTCTTCGGCTTGCGGAACGAGGCTTATACCGTGGCCAGCTTTGGAGCGTGGGCTCTGACGGCGGGAGTTCTGCAGCTGGCCGTCGGGGTCCGTCGGCGCAGCCAGACGGGAGGCCAGTGGGCGATGATCCTGAGCGGAGCGCAGTCCACCCTTGCCGGCGGCGCTTTCATCCTGGGTGGCCTGGGCGGCAAGCTCCACGGGAAAGATCTGGGAGGCTACGCGGTCTTCGGTGCGGTCTACTTCCTGGTGGCCGCCGCGCTGCTGACGCGGAGGCTGGCGAAGGCTCCCCTGGCCGATTGATGGTTAGCCGGGGAGCCGGTTCTAAAGCAGCGATTTCACCTCGATGCGGCGGATCCAGATTTCGGAGTACTCAATTTCGATGGCGATTTTGCCGCGGGTGAGAGGGAGGAAGCTGCCGGGTTTTTGGGGATCGGGAGCTTCCAGCCTGTTCACGACGTTTACGGCGCGGCCATTGACAATGTTCACGGCGCGATCCCCCTGGTGGATGACCTCGACCGTATTCCAGCCGTCGAGAAGCTCGAAGTTGCCATCCTTGACCATGCGTCCGGTGGAGGGTTCGGTGGTGGAAGGCTTCCCGGCGGCGCGCTCCATGGCGCTGCCGGGGGCGGGCCAGCCATGGGTGGGGCTGATGCCCTGCCCGAAGAGTCCCGCGGAGTGATTGCCCTGCACGCCGCGAACGCCGCCGACGAGGAAGAAATCTCCGACATCGCCTTCTTCAATCTGACATTCGACGCAGGTGGGCCAGACCTTGTCCTCGCCGATCAGTGCGTAGAGCAGGCCGTTATCGCGTTTGGAGAGAGTGCGCGGGGCAAAGGTCTTCTGGCCCCACTTGTACTCCATGCGGATGCGGACGTTCTCAAACTCCTGGTGCGTGGCCAGGTAGCCGGGCTCGAATTCTTCCTCGGTGACCTGGCTGCCCATGATGTGCAGCATCTCTTCCTCGATGGTGACCATCTTCTTGGCCTCGGCAACGCCTTTGCCGGATTTCTGCAGCATGGTGTACCAGCCGGAGAGGTCGCGGTCGTTCAGAAGCGAGACCCAGCCGTTGGCACCGGCGGGCGGCAGAGGCGGTGCGGAGCTTTGCGCCAGCAGCGAGGCATGGGGCAGAAGGGCGGGGGCAAGTGCAAGGGAGGCACCGTTTCTGAGGAGTTCGCGGCGATTCATGGGGTCTCCTGGAATGCGCACCAAGCCTAAGCCATGGGTGTAGATACGCGGTAGACTAAAGGTGCAGATGGGGCCGGATGGTCGCTGCCAGCTTCGGCTGGGAGAGGAAAGTCCGAACTCCGTAGGGCAGTGTGCCGGATAACGTCCGGGATGCCGGTTTCAAGACCGGTAGACGGCAAGTGCCACAGAGAAGATACCGCCGCAGGACGCGAATGCAGCTTGCGGTAAGGGTGAAAAGGTGCGGTAAGAGCGCACCGCGCAGCTGGTAACAGTTGTGGCAGGGTAAACCCCACACGGAGCAAGACCAAATAGGCGGGAAGATGGTCCTCGACCCTGATGGGGCCATCGCGTATCGGCCCGATGCGCCAAGGGGGGTTCCTGAAGCGGCTTGCCGCAACAGGCCGGAACTCGCGGGTAGGTTGCTGTTGAGTGTCCGCAGTAATGCGGCGCCTAGAGGAATGACCGTCTAGAACAAAATTCGGCTTACGAGCCTTGTCTGCAAGTACGGCCCCGGGATGCGCATGCATCCCGGGGCCGCCAACGTTTATGTCTTTGCACGCTTCCGATTCGCTCGTCGCCCTTTGAGAATCCACAAAATTGGCAACGAATAAATGGCTATATCGCATATTGCGGCAAGAACCATAAAACCTATCCCTGAAGAAGAATGAATTCCTTCCGGAAAGAAGAGGGCGGCCGGTAATACTCCCGGAAGCAGTGCAAAGATGACGAAATTAAGGCCAGGAATGCTGGCGATACCAGCAAATATGCCGACGATCAACACTGCAATCAGAAGAGACCAAAGATATACGTGCTTTTGCATTGCAAAGCATCATATTGGAGACTTTCGTCTGAACCAGAAAAGAGAGACAATCAAGCCCATGGAACTTCGCGTCCGTCTTTCGTCTTTTGTCTTTGCTGAGAACACTTCGCTGACCCGCAATGTTGCGAAGGTCGCGTTGGGAACGCTGTTCCTGGCGGCTTCGTCGTGGATGGCTGTGCCCATGTTCCCGGTGCCGATCACCATGCAGACCTACGCGGTGCTGGTGGTGGGTGCTCTGTTTGGCGCGCGTATGGGCGTGATCACTGTGCTGGCGTGGCTGGCGGAGGCGCTGATCGGCCTGCCGGTGCTGGCGCACGGTTCGGCTGGTGCAGCGGTGTTCCTGGGGCCGACGGCGGGCTACATTGCCAGCTTCCCGGTTACAGCCGCTTTTATCGGCTGGCTGGCTGACCGCAAGGCGCTGAACGGCGTTGCTGCCAACTTTGGCGCGATGCTGGCCGGCAATGCCATCAACCTGGCGATGGGCGCGGCGGTTCTGGCCGGATTTGTGGGCGGCAGCAAGGCGATCGCCATCGGTGTGGTTCCCTTCCTGATCGGCGCGGTGGTCAAGGCTGTTCTGGCTACTGGAACCTGCTTCGCCGCCAAGCGCAGTTTCAAGCCAGCGAACTAACGATGATTCGCCTGCGTCCGCATCACCTGCTGTGCATGCTGACCTATAAGGGCGAAGGCTACTCGCAGGAATTTGTGAAGAACTTCGACCGGCTTACCCGGCAGCTTGCTGCCACGGGAGAGCCGGTCGAAGTCGTTTCCGGGCCGGATGATGTGTGCGCTCCGCTGCTGGAGAGCGGCGAGTGTCACTGCTTCAGCCCGAGCGTAGTGGAGCGCGACCAGAAGGCGGCGGAGGAGTTGTCTGCTCTGCTGGGCGAGGTGGTGGCTCCCGGTGCAACGCTGCGGCTGACCCCGGCAAGGCTGGCCATGATGAAGACAGCCTTCCGCAATGGGGATATCCGGTCGGCGTGCGTGGAGTGCCCCTGGAAGGATCTGTGTGACGGGATTGCCGCGCGGGGATTTGCCGGGACACGTCTGCCGGGGTGAGATCTGAGATTGCCGAAAAACAGAGACACCGGCCATCGAGGCCGGCGTTCCTGTTTTTCGGTGGAGTTTTTCAGGACTGCATGGCAGGTAGAGTTGCAGGAGAGACTTGACGGCATACACTGTGTCTCGTACAGTATGTGATGTACAGGATATGACAAACCTTCTTCCACCTCCCGATGTTGCCGAAAGCCTGACGCTGGAGCTGCGGCGCGGATCGCTGGTGCTGGCCGTTCTGGCGGCCCTGCGGCAGGAGCATTACGGTTACACGCTCCGGAAGACGCTTGCCGAGCAGGGTCTGGAGATGGAGGAGAGCACGCTTTATCCGTTGCTGCGACGGCTTGAGAGCCAGGGACTTTTGACCAGTGAGTGGCGCGAGGAGGAGAAGCGGAAGAAGCGCTTCTACCGACTGTCGGCGGCTGGCAGCCAGGTCTTTGAAGCGCTGGTGGCGGAGTACGCCGGAATTACGGCTGCGCTGAAACGCATTCTTGCACGGGAAGCTGTCCTGAAGGGGTGACTGGGATGACCGAAACCACGAACAATTCGCTACTGCATCGCTATCTGGCCGCCGTGTCGCGGCACCTTCCGGCAGACCGGAAAGAAGACATCCTGGCGGAGCTGAGCGCCAACCTGCAGGCCGGTTTCGACGACCGCGAGGAAGAGCTTGGACGTCCGCTGAGCGTGGAGGAGCAGGCCGCTGTGCTGAAGCGGCACGGGCATCCGATGGAGGTGGCGCTGCGATACCAGCCCCAGCGGTCGTTGATAGGGCCGGCGGTATTTCCGCTGTATGCGTATGTGCTGAAGCGCGCGGCTCCGATGGTGGTGCTGGTGGTTATGGTTGTGGGGCTGGCGATGAGCATGGCCACGGACGGCACTGGCGCACTGCTGGCGCAGCTGGGCCGCCTGCCAAGGGTATTGTTCTTCTTCTGGGCGGTGACGACGCTGGTGTTCGCGGCGCTGGAGTACGCCATGACGCATTACGGGGTGAAGCTTCCGCGGATGCGCGACTGGGATCCGGCGAAGCTGCCTGCGGCGGACCGTACGGAGCCGTTGCGGGGCATTGCTCCAAAGCATCCCATGGCGGACCTGGTGTTTGAGGCGTTGTTCCTGGCGTGGCTGGTGGCTGTGCCGCGTTTTCCTGTGCTGCTGTTCTTCGGGCCGGCGGCACAGTGGCTGGATGTGACTGCCGCGCCGGTGTGGCAGCGGATGTTTGTCCCGGTGATGGCTCTGCTGGTGACACGGATGGTGTTGAAGGCGATGGCCTTCGACAGCCGCTACTCGGCCCGCCGGACAGGGCTGCTGTATGTGGCAGCGGATGCCTGCTCGGCCATAGCGCTGGCGTTGCTGGTGTTGCCGGGAGAGCCTCTGTTTACCCTGCACGGAATGCTGCCGTTGCGTGCGGAGCAGGGCATGCAGACGGGGATTCTGCTGAGCCTGCGGATAGCGCTGGCGGTTGCAGTGGCATGTGCCGGATGGAAGCTGTGGCAGACGCTGCGGCTGCGTGGAGCGGCCGGCGCAACGCCGAAGGCAGTGATGCTTTAGGCAGCACGCCTGCCCAGGGCCGCGGCTTTCTGCAGCCATCGGGTACGGCCTGCCTCGCCTGCGCCCATTACGTTGCCGAAGAGGGTGGAACGCACTTTGGCAATCCCCAGGAAGCCGAGGATATTGCGTTCCAGAAGTTTGAGAGCGTGGGCGCGGAAGTACCAGCGGAAGACAAAGGCGGGCATGCCCATGGTGAGAAGGATGCGGGCGCGCTTGCCCTCGAGCAGCCTGGGATATTTGCCTTTGCGGGACGGCTCAGCGAGGTCGGGCTGAAAGACACGCTCGAAGAAGCCTTTCATCAGCGCGGGCATATCGCCCAGCCAGAGCGGGAAGACGAAGACCAGGAGGGTGGCCTGCAGGATGGCGTCATGGGCCGCCTGCAGATCGGGCTCCAGGGGCTGCACTGCTTCAAAGCCGCTGTGAAGTATGGGGTCAAACGACATCTGGCCGAGCGGGAAGATCTTCACTTCATGCTGGGCGGAGCGCGCTCCCACGGCATAGGCCGCGGCAAGGGCTTCGCAAAGAGTGTTCTGCCGGGGGTGCCCGACGATGACGACGATGCGTTCCATGCTGCCAGAGTGCGCCATGGCGCAGCGTGATGCAGTGATGCAAGTCACGCGTGGCGCGGGATGTCACAGTGGTTTCATGCCGGGCGTGGGGCCGCGGTTGCTACACTCAGGTCAATCGTGCGGCTGGAACATACTATTAGCGGCGTGCGGCATGGCTTCCGCGATCTGAAGGATCTGCTGGCGAAGGCATCGCCGTTGCGCTCGGGCGATGAACTGGCCGGGCTTGCCGCGGGTTCGGCGGTGGAGCGCGTAGCCGCGCAGATGGCTCTGGCTGACCTGCCGCTTGAGGTATTTCTGGGCGAGGCGCTGATTCCGTATGAGCAGGATGAGGTGACGCGGCTGATCGCCGATGAGCATTGTCCGCTGGCGTTTGGCCCGGTCAAGAGCCTGACCGTGGGCGGCTTTCGTGACTGGTTGTTGAGCGAAGAGACGACCGGCGAGGTGCTGGCCGCGCTTGCCCCGGGGCTGATGCCGGAGATGGTAGCGGCGGTGAGCAAGCTAATGCGCGTGCAGGATCTTGTCGCTGTGGCGCGCAAGGCGCAGGTGGTCACACGCTTCCGCACGACGATCGGGCTGCCGGGCAGGCTGTCGACGCGGCTGCAGCCGAACCATCCTACGGATGATGCGGTGGGTATTGCGGCGTCGATGCTGGATGGCTTGCTGCTGGGGTCGGGTGATGCGGTGATCGGCATCAACCCGGCGACGGACAACGTGGAGACAACGACGCGCCTGCTGCGGTTGATCGATGCCGTGCGCGAGCGGTACCAGATCCCCACGCAGAGCTGCGTGCTGGCGCATGTGACCACGCAGATGGCGGCGATGGAGCGTGGCGCTCCGCTGGACCTGGTGTTCCAGTCGATTGCCGGGACGGAGAAGGCGAATGCCTCGTTCGGCATTACGCTTGGCTTGCTCGACGAGGCGTATGAGGCAGCGCGCGCGCTGGGCCGCGGCGGCGAACACCTGATGTACTTTGAGACCGGGCAGGGCTCGGCCCTGAGTGCCAATGCACATCATGGCATGGACCAGCAGACGTGCGAGGCACGCGCCTATGCGGTGGCCCGCCGGTACAAGCCGCTGTTGGTGAACACGGTCGTCGGCTTCATTGGGCCGGAGTATCTGTACAACGGCAAGCAGATTCTGCGCGCGGGGCTGGAAGACCACTTCTGCGGCAAGCTGCTCGGCCTGCCCATGGGCTGCGACGTCTGCTACACCAACCACGCCGAGGCCGACCAGGACGACATGGACACGCTGCTGACTATGCTGGGCGCGGCGGGTGTGAACTACATCATGGGCGTTCCTGGCGCTGACGATGTGATGCTGCAGTACCAGAGCACCAGCTTCCACGATGCACTGTACCTGCGGCAGGTGCTGGGGCTGCGGCCTGCTCCGGAGTTTGAGGCGTGGCTTGCCAGCAGCAACGCGGCGCGGCTGGCGGAGGCCTCTCCGCTGCAGTTGGGGAGCGGCGCATGATGCGCGAACTGAGCACGCTGCGCAGGTTCACCCCGGCGCGTGTCGCCTTGCCGACGGCTGGTGTTTCGCTGGCAACGGAAGAGGTGCTGCAGTTTCAGCTTGCGCATGCGCAGGCGCGCGATGCGGTGCATGTCCCGTTGCATTTACCCACACTGGCGATGCGGTTGAAGGATGAGGCGGGTGTTGCCCAGACACTGCAGCTTGCCACCCGTGCGAAGGACCGCGCGACGTATCTGCGCAACCCCGGTCTGGGACGCGGATTGAACGATGCCTCACGCGCGCAGCTTGCGAAGGGTGCGTACGACCTGGCGATTGTAGTGGCCGATGGCCTCTCCGCGCTGGCGGTGGAGCGCAATGCGGTGCCGGTGTTGGCGGCCCTGCTGCCGATGTTGTGGGAGTGGGTGATTGCTCCGGTGGTGCTGGTGACGCAGGCGCGGGTCGCCGTGGCGGATGAGGTGGGCGAGGCGCTTGGGGCGAAGCTCGCTTTGATTTTGATTGGGGAGCGGCCGGGGCTGTCGTCAGCGGATTCGCTGGGCGCTTACCTGACCTGGCAGCCGCGTGTGGGACTTACGGATGCGGCGCGGAACTGTATCTCGAATATCCGCAGTGGTGGGTTAGAGCCGGTGGAGGCTGCGCGGAAGATTGCCTGGTATTTGCAGGAGGCGAAGGTGCGGGGTTTGACGGGGACGGGGTTAAAGGAGAGTGGTGTAGTGGGGCTTGGGTTCGGTAAAGCGGAGTAAGAGATTGGATGACGGTCAGCTCTCGTTACATAGAATGACATTTCTGATCTAACCGATGTTCGCCCCGCTGCTGTCTTGCTTAAGGACACGGCTTCAGCCGTGTCGAATGAAACATCCCGAAGAACATCACCGCCGGCCTCGATGGTCGGCGGTGCCTGCATTGTTCATAACTTACGAGAACAGCGTTATCGGGACCAACCCGACCAGCGATCGTACGTCGTACCCTAATCATTGAAGCGCGGGCGTAGGCTCCCCTTACAATGACCGAAAATCAGAAACAGCAAAAACCGCTTCGCGAGTTTGATTACTCACTGATAGCAAAGAAGATCGACGGTCTTCATTTCAACATAAATCGTAGTCTCGAACGTGAAATTGCGAATGCCATCGCGAACGGTCATGTACAGCACGAACGGTCGCTCTCTGTTTTACTTGTGATGCTGAGATTCGCCTGGAATTCATATGAGGCTGTGAGGTACCTGAGCGCAGATACCCCGCCCGACCCGGCGCGAAAGGCGAACTATACGATTGTCTTGCCAGCCATCGATCGACAACTCCTCGATCTTTTCTTCAGTCTGGTCTACATGCTCGACGATCTGATTCCGAGATCACTCGATTATCAAAAGGCTGGCTGGAGAGATTGCGTTGAAGAACGCGACGAGCGCAAGGCGCAGTATGATGGTCGCGATGAATGGGCGGATTTCCTGAAATCAATGGACAGCCAGATCGACACGATGGTGGATCGATTCAAGTTGACGCCGGAAGAGCAACAGAATCCAAAACTGGTTGATTATTGGAAAACCCCGTTCAAACTTGCTAAGCGAAAGGGTCCATGCCAAAGCTTCCTTCAGTTCTTAGAAAAAGAGCTATATAAAGATATCTCCGCTCAAGCGCATCTGACGTTTGCGGGTCTTATCAAAGTATCCGGCTTTCTCGTTGCAGATCTGTTGGGCGATCAAGTTCCCGAAACGAATCGCGTACGGGCGATGCAGTCGTTCCACTTTCAACAAGTGTCGCGGACTGTCATTATCTATTTAGCCGTGGCGACCGAGATCGACACATATCTAAAGTTACACAATCAAACTACGATTGATTATCTCTGGGTAATCCTCTCTGAGTTCGTCGTTGAGGCGAAGGAAATGTATGAGATCAGGTATCAAGACCGGAAGCGATATGAGTGAAGCATCCTGCCGTGAATAAAAGGTAACTCCTGAGAAGTTGGCTTATCGGCAATTAGCAGTAAGAGACGCCGGCCATCGAGGCCGGCGTTCATCGTTATTTAGAGAGGTTAGTTCAGCGACCTGAAGGCCGCTGCTTAATCCGGATCGAGGACTGAAGTCCTCGATATCCCACCCATGCTGCGCGTGGATGGGGCACCCGGCAAAAGAGAGCGCTGGCGATGCTCGAGATACCCACAGAAGCTCTACAGATATAGGGCACCTGGCTGGCGGAATGCTAATAGGCGTCGGGGCTTTGCCTAACGGAGGTCCGCTTTGCGGCCGCGCGCGAGGGACCTCTTTCGAGGTACGGTCTCTCCGTACGTTTGCCACCATGCCGTAAGCGCTTCCATCGTAGGCCCGAGTCCGCGAGCCTTCAGCGTGATCTCGTACTCAACCCGCGGGGGCACTTCAGCGAAGACAGTGCGCGTTACCAAACCATCCTCTTCAAGCTCGCGAAGCTGCGCCGTCAACATATGTTGCGTGATGCCTGGAATGGCCCGTCGCAGCTCTCCAAAGCGATGAAGCCGTTGATTGAGCAGCCAAAGAATTTCTAATTTCCATTTGCCCGAGAGAAGTGCGAATGCTCGCCGCATCTCTTCGTGCATGTTGATAGGACGATTTTCCTTAGTCTTCTTTTCCATACTAAGTGTCGCTATTTCATCCTTCTTGTTGGATTCGATGCTAGCTCGCATGATCAGGATAAGCCGCGTCCTTGAACTCTTTGGACCGAGACTAGTCGTCGAGCCACACCTCGTACGCACCACATTGCTCTGTTGGGCAGGAGGAATGGGGAATGCAGGATGCCCGCGTATGGATTGGAGATCAAGATGAACCGCCTCAATGGAAAAGTGGCAATCGTCACTGGTGCTGGCCGTGGTATCGGTCGCGCTACTGTAAAACTGTTTGCCGCAGAAGGTGCGAAGGTAGTTGTTCTTTCGCGGACTGCTAATCATGTGGACACCGTCGTTGCCGGTATCCGTGCCGCGGGTGGTACGGCGCTAGGCATCGTTTGTGACGTCAGCGATGCTGCACATATCAAAGCGGCGGTGGACAAGGTTATCGAAACCTATGGCGGGATCGACATCCTGATGAACAACGCCTTCGATCCATCCGTAGTTACGTCGTCGATCATGGAACTGTCGATCGAAAAATTACAACGCAACTTCGAGATGGGGCCGATCTCTTATCTGCGCATGATGCAGGCCTGCTATCCCCATCTGAAGGCCAGCGGAGAAGGCCGAGTCATCAACGTAGCCTCTCTTGCGGGTATTACCGGATTACTGCCTTATGGCCCTTACAACATGGCGAAAGAGGCCGTCCGTGCCCTGACCCGTACGGCGGCGCGCGAATGGGGCGCTGACAATATCACTGTGAACAATCTCCTGCCAGTCGCTGACACCTGGGGCGCGGCAGCCTCCAATATTCCAGCGCCGACTACCCCGCTCGCCCGCTTTGGATCGCCGGAGGACGACATTGCGCCAGTGGCCTTGTTCCTCGCAAGCAAGGATGCACAGTTCCTGACCGGCTACAGCCTTACGCCAGATGGAGGCCAGATCATTGACAGCGCGCGCTGAGCGGAAGGGGGCGAAGGTGGAGGCATCTTCGCTTCCCCCCAGCCAGCAAACTGGCCGGGGACTTCGATGCGCTCAGGATGACACGCTTGAACGGCGGTCTCGATGGCCGGCGTCCTTCGTTATCAGGTGAGTTCAAGGTGCTTTGCATGGGATCAGCCGGCGAAAGAGTTGGGCGGTCAATCCCGTAATCGGCACCAAGTAGGAAAGGTACGTGACGTGATACCAGACTGGATAATCGTTCCATGCGTATCCCGGATAGATATGATCAGGGACCGACAGAGCAAAAAATAGCCCTCCGAGCCACCACGCTGCCCGGCCGTTGTCACCCGCCACGGCTGTCGTGACGCACGCTGCCATCGCCGCCCCCAAGGCTCCAACGGCCAGTCTCACGAAGAGCATCCCGAGCGTGTAGTGTTTCTGCGGCTCCGCGGCAGCGTATTCCGGCCAAAGCGCCCGCGCCGTCAGAACCGCAACAGCGGCAACTGCGACTGCCCCAGCACAGCCAACGATCAGGCTGAGAGTTGTACGAAGAATGCTTTTCATCCGTCACCGGACCTTTGGGAGCTGCCTGGAATCCTCTCTACAGTAACGGATCAAGCTATATCCCACCCATGCTGCGCATGGATG
Protein-coding regions in this window:
- a CDS encoding 3-keto-disaccharide hydrolase, which produces MNRRELLRNGASLALAPALLPHASLLAQSSAPPLPPAGANGWVSLLNDRDLSGWYTMLQKSGKGVAEAKKMVTIEEEMLHIMGSQVTEEEFEPGYLATHQEFENVRIRMEYKWGQKTFAPRTLSKRDNGLLYALIGEDKVWPTCVECQIEEGDVGDFFLVGGVRGVQGNHSAGLFGQGISPTHGWPAPGSAMERAAGKPSTTEPSTGRMVKDGNFELLDGWNTVEVIHQGDRAVNIVNGRAVNVVNRLEAPDPQKPGSFLPLTRGKIAIEIEYSEIWIRRIEVKSLL
- a CDS encoding PadR family transcriptional regulator; protein product: MTNLLPPPDVAESLTLELRRGSLVLAVLAALRQEHYGYTLRKTLAEQGLEMEESTLYPLLRRLESQGLLTSEWREEEKRKKRFYRLSAAGSQVFEALVAEYAGITAALKRILAREAVLKG
- a CDS encoding ethanolamine ammonia-lyase subunit EutB; this translates as MRLEHTISGVRHGFRDLKDLLAKASPLRSGDELAGLAAGSAVERVAAQMALADLPLEVFLGEALIPYEQDEVTRLIADEHCPLAFGPVKSLTVGGFRDWLLSEETTGEVLAALAPGLMPEMVAAVSKLMRVQDLVAVARKAQVVTRFRTTIGLPGRLSTRLQPNHPTDDAVGIAASMLDGLLLGSGDAVIGINPATDNVETTTRLLRLIDAVRERYQIPTQSCVLAHVTTQMAAMERGAPLDLVFQSIAGTEKANASFGITLGLLDEAYEAARALGRGGEHLMYFETGQGSALSANAHHGMDQQTCEARAYAVARRYKPLLVNTVVGFIGPEYLYNGKQILRAGLEDHFCGKLLGLPMGCDVCYTNHAEADQDDMDTLLTMLGAAGVNYIMGVPGADDVMLQYQSTSFHDALYLRQVLGLRPAPEFEAWLASSNAARLAEASPLQLGSGA
- a CDS encoding TetR/AcrR family transcriptional regulator → MQNDTAERIKRVTHELLIERGYSAFSYADIAEAISIRKASIHHHFPTKAELVVAVLQQHREALERNTALLDEKLPWASDRLRQYLGYWEACIREQKEPFCIAALLAVELPSLPEEVQRAVKQHFEVLLGWLIRLLKAGARDGSLRLEQGAEAEAEMLMAVVHGAMSSARVAGSGQVYQVITNGVLQRLLAG
- a CDS encoding NAD(P)H-dependent oxidoreductase: MAHSGSMERIVVIVGHPRQNTLCEALAAAYAVGARSAQHEVKIFPLGQMSFDPILHSGFEAVQPLEPDLQAAHDAILQATLLVFVFPLWLGDMPALMKGFFERVFQPDLAEPSRKGKYPRLLEGKRARILLTMGMPAFVFRWYFRAHALKLLERNILGFLGIAKVRSTLFGNVMGAGEAGRTRWLQKAAALGRRAA
- the eutC gene encoding ethanolamine ammonia-lyase subunit EutC, with translation MMRELSTLRRFTPARVALPTAGVSLATEEVLQFQLAHAQARDAVHVPLHLPTLAMRLKDEAGVAQTLQLATRAKDRATYLRNPGLGRGLNDASRAQLAKGAYDLAIVVADGLSALAVERNAVPVLAALLPMLWEWVIAPVVLVTQARVAVADEVGEALGAKLALILIGERPGLSSADSLGAYLTWQPRVGLTDAARNCISNIRSGGLEPVEAARKIAWYLQEAKVRGLTGTGLKESGVVGLGFGKAE
- a CDS encoding biotin transporter BioY, whose protein sequence is MELRVRLSSFVFAENTSLTRNVAKVALGTLFLAASSWMAVPMFPVPITMQTYAVLVVGALFGARMGVITVLAWLAEALIGLPVLAHGSAGAAVFLGPTAGYIASFPVTAAFIGWLADRKALNGVAANFGAMLAGNAINLAMGAAVLAGFVGGSKAIAIGVVPFLIGAVVKAVLATGTCFAAKRSFKPAN
- a CDS encoding DUF1284 domain-containing protein, which gives rise to MIRLRPHHLLCMLTYKGEGYSQEFVKNFDRLTRQLAATGEPVEVVSGPDDVCAPLLESGECHCFSPSVVERDQKAAEELSALLGEVVAPGATLRLTPARLAMMKTAFRNGDIRSACVECPWKDLCDGIAARGFAGTRLPG
- a CDS encoding winged helix-turn-helix transcriptional regulator; amino-acid sequence: MEKKTKENRPINMHEEMRRAFALLSGKWKLEILWLLNQRLHRFGELRRAIPGITQHMLTAQLRELEEDGLVTRTVFAEVPPRVEYEITLKARGLGPTMEALTAWWQTYGETVPRKRSLARGRKADLR
- a CDS encoding SDR family NAD(P)-dependent oxidoreductase, which gives rise to MNRLNGKVAIVTGAGRGIGRATVKLFAAEGAKVVVLSRTANHVDTVVAGIRAAGGTALGIVCDVSDAAHIKAAVDKVIETYGGIDILMNNAFDPSVVTSSIMELSIEKLQRNFEMGPISYLRMMQACYPHLKASGEGRVINVASLAGITGLLPYGPYNMAKEAVRALTRTAAREWGADNITVNNLLPVADTWGAAASNIPAPTTPLARFGSPEDDIAPVALFLASKDAQFLTGYSLTPDGGQIIDSAR